Proteins from a single region of bacterium:
- a CDS encoding ABC transporter permease produces the protein MRRRPTWILELGLDGARNLFRHKLRSLLTLLGVMFGVGAVVTMMAIGEGAQRTVLKEIQGLGLNNIIMDSVPATSASQKSPPPTSNQGLALYHYGLTFRDVLRIQALFPDASITMAHLVKRNVYQESQRIDTRVLGVTPDYFTLFQTTLVKGRLISEIDNLQGHAVAVVTEPVAGALTGFGEAVGKSVRIGGKYVKIIGVVRLPSRLGSVGIFMPYVTARRLYGTTSVKRESGSVELTRTEVGQVVINLTDEKIIMDAAQVVQRMISQTHSSSDVLVTVPLDLLLSKQRTQRVLNMVLLAIAGISLLVGGIGIMNIMLAVVTERIPEIGVRRAIGASQRDILWQFLAETVVLSTTGGLIGCLLGFVAVPVAAQFTGWPGVFTPGAVLTALGVSWLVGVVFGLAPAAQAAKLRPVECLRHG, from the coding sequence ATGAGAAGACGCCCGACCTGGATCCTGGAACTGGGCCTGGATGGGGCCCGGAATTTGTTCCGCCACAAACTCCGCTCCCTCCTGACCCTGCTGGGCGTCATGTTCGGGGTCGGCGCGGTCGTCACGATGATGGCCATCGGGGAAGGTGCCCAACGCACCGTGCTCAAGGAAATCCAAGGCCTCGGCCTGAACAATATCATCATGGATTCCGTACCCGCCACCAGTGCCTCACAGAAGTCCCCGCCCCCCACCTCCAACCAGGGTCTGGCCCTGTATCATTATGGGCTGACGTTCCGGGATGTGCTGCGCATCCAAGCCCTCTTTCCTGACGCCTCGATCACGATGGCACACCTGGTAAAACGGAATGTGTATCAGGAAAGCCAGCGGATCGACACCCGCGTGCTGGGGGTGACCCCGGATTATTTCACCCTGTTCCAGACGACCCTAGTAAAGGGACGGCTGATTTCGGAGATCGACAACCTGCAGGGTCATGCCGTGGCGGTGGTGACGGAGCCGGTCGCCGGTGCCCTCACCGGTTTCGGGGAAGCGGTCGGGAAAAGCGTCCGGATCGGGGGCAAATACGTTAAAATCATCGGAGTGGTCCGGCTCCCGTCCCGTCTGGGCTCCGTCGGGATCTTCATGCCCTACGTCACGGCCCGCCGGCTGTACGGCACCACCAGTGTCAAGCGTGAGAGCGGCAGCGTGGAACTCACCCGCACCGAGGTGGGCCAGGTGGTCATCAACCTGACGGATGAAAAAATTATCATGGATGCCGCCCAGGTCGTTCAGCGCATGATCTCCCAAACCCATTCCTCGTCCGATGTGCTGGTCACTGTTCCACTGGACCTGCTCCTGAGCAAACAACGAACCCAGCGGGTGCTCAACATGGTGCTGCTGGCGATTGCCGGCATCTCCCTCCTGGTCGGCGGCATCGGGATCATGAACATCATGCTGGCGGTGGTCACGGAACGGATCCCTGAAATCGGGGTACGGCGCGCCATCGGGGCCTCCCAACGCGACATCCTGTGGCAATTTCTCGCGGAGACCGTGGTGTTATCCACGACCGGCGGCCTCATCGGCTGCCTGCTTGGCTTTGTGGCCGTGCCGGTGGCCGCCCAATTCACCGGCTGGCCGGGCGTATTCACTCCGGGCGCGGTCCTCACCGCCCTGGGCGTATCCTGGCTGGTTGGGGTCGTATTCGGCCTGGCCCCCGCCGCTCAGGCCGCCAAACTCCGCCCCGTCGAATGCCTGCGGCATGGCTAA
- a CDS encoding glycogen-binding domain-containing protein has protein sequence MKKAVTATKTVIKTAGKKVRFELVTHPGREVFVAGSFNGWNPVQQSLKPHSKTGAYVATLNLPSGSHEYKFVVDGIWQIDPVNLSLTPDGEGSFNNILLV, from the coding sequence ATGAAGAAGGCAGTAACAGCTACAAAGACAGTGATAAAGACAGCGGGTAAAAAAGTGCGGTTTGAACTGGTAACACATCCGGGGCGTGAGGTTTTCGTGGCCGGTAGCTTCAATGGTTGGAATCCCGTCCAGCAGTCATTAAAGCCGCACAGTAAGACTGGAGCATATGTCGCAACTTTGAATCTTCCATCGGGTTCTCATGAATACAAGTTCGTCGTTGATGGAATCTGGCAAATTGACCCCGTTAACCTCAGCCTGACTCCTGATGGCGAGGGTTCCTTCAACAATATATTATTGGTCTAG
- a CDS encoding Fic family protein, whose protein sequence is MDNNMDTPSFTISPEVLRIIASIDEFKGAWRAFRNIAPDRLNLLRKVATVESVGSSTRIEGVKLTDTEIERLLSGVGLKHFHSRDEQEVAGYADAMNLIFESYDDIPVTENHIKQLHQILLKHSTKDVRHRGEYKKLSNNVEAFDSEGKSVGIIFQTATPFDTPRKMRELVEWVNTETTANRHHNLILTAIFIVNFLAIHPFQDGNGRLSRVLTTLFLLKAGYLYVPYSSLERIIEENKDRYYLALRRAQANLYTDNAQLGDWIMFFLQSLKKQVDILAKKLEREKELLATPKLTQDILVAAREQGRVTVRELQKITGASRNTIKSHLKSLVEKRLLTQEGKGKGTWYHP, encoded by the coding sequence ATGGATAACAATATGGATACACCTTCATTCACGATCAGCCCTGAAGTCCTACGAATTATCGCAAGTATCGACGAATTCAAGGGGGCGTGGCGAGCGTTTCGGAACATTGCACCGGATAGGCTGAACCTTCTTCGGAAGGTGGCGACGGTTGAGTCTGTCGGATCGTCTACCCGCATTGAAGGGGTAAAGCTGACGGACACTGAGATCGAACGCCTGCTGTCTGGCGTTGGGCTAAAGCACTTCCATTCGAGGGATGAACAGGAGGTGGCGGGATATGCGGACGCCATGAATCTGATTTTTGAGTCCTATGACGATATTCCGGTTACTGAAAACCACATCAAGCAACTGCACCAGATACTGCTGAAGCACTCGACCAAGGATGTGCGGCATCGGGGCGAGTATAAGAAGCTGTCGAACAACGTAGAGGCATTTGACAGTGAAGGGAAGAGTGTAGGCATCATCTTCCAGACTGCCACACCCTTTGACACTCCTCGGAAAATGAGGGAACTCGTTGAGTGGGTTAACACGGAGACCACAGCCAACCGCCACCACAACCTAATTCTCACGGCCATCTTCATTGTAAATTTCCTCGCCATCCATCCCTTTCAGGACGGCAATGGGCGACTCTCCCGAGTCTTGACGACGCTGTTCCTGCTGAAGGCCGGATATCTTTATGTCCCTTACAGCTCACTGGAGCGGATAATCGAGGAGAATAAAGACCGCTATTACCTCGCCCTGCGGCGGGCTCAGGCAAACCTCTACACCGACAATGCCCAACTGGGTGACTGGATCATGTTTTTCCTGCAATCGCTGAAGAAGCAGGTGGACATTCTGGCAAAGAAACTTGAGAGGGAGAAGGAACTGCTGGCAACGCCAAAACTTACTCAAGATATACTCGTCGCCGCCCGTGAGCAGGGGCGTGTGACCGTGCGTGAGCTTCAAAAGATAACAGGGGCAAGTCGCAACACCATCAAGTCCCACCTGAAAAGCCTTGTCGAAAAGCGACTGCTGACACAAGAGGGCAAAGGAAAAGGCACATGGTATCACCCCTGA
- a CDS encoding PAS domain S-box protein, with product MSKPDFGKSEAAIARQLGGEYLWHDNISIGMAILSSKKNVFLRVNRALCQFLGYSKKELLGQTVRDITHPDDLATTMIKIRQLHSGGRPYSRFEKRYLHKNGKIVWGEVNSSLVDDGSQPPQYRITQVVDITRRKETEEALQLSNESLRISNDRFRIALSGSPTVVFTQDRELRYTWICNIAPHFKVEDFLGKRDSDIFTPSEARRFMQVKRKVMKTGVGHREEVTIDMPAGKTFHDTITEPLRDGSGKITGVICATIEVTARKRLEERLKQTNDSLEQKVKDRTLRLRQLAEKLTRAEHTERRRVADILHEQLQQHLCGMKFRVSHLKEESSTPTLISWADQLVKDLDESIQLTRTLTTDLHPPVLSHLGIKNALEWLAADVRKKTGLSVIVRTPKRVPPISGELKTFAFEAVRELLLNVVKHTQAKTAELRLGSTQNDLIRIEVKDTGVGFDPKQSNEEGSRFGLFRIQERAESFGGRLEVASQPKKGTCVTLILPIYR from the coding sequence ATGAGTAAGCCTGACTTTGGGAAATCAGAGGCCGCGATCGCCCGACAGCTCGGAGGAGAGTACCTTTGGCACGACAACATCTCCATCGGCATGGCGATCCTATCCTCAAAGAAGAACGTGTTTCTTCGGGTCAACCGCGCCCTCTGTCAATTTCTGGGATATTCAAAGAAGGAACTGCTCGGACAGACGGTTCGCGACATCACCCATCCCGACGATTTGGCGACGACGATGATAAAGATCCGCCAGTTACATTCGGGAGGACGCCCCTATAGCCGCTTCGAGAAACGTTACCTTCATAAAAACGGGAAAATCGTGTGGGGCGAGGTCAATTCGTCGCTGGTTGATGATGGCAGTCAGCCGCCCCAATATCGGATCACCCAAGTCGTCGACATCACCCGGCGCAAGGAAACGGAAGAAGCCCTGCAGTTGAGCAACGAGTCGCTACGGATAAGCAATGATCGGTTCCGAATTGCCCTGTCAGGCTCACCCACCGTGGTATTCACCCAGGATCGGGAACTGCGTTACACGTGGATTTGTAATATTGCACCCCATTTCAAGGTTGAGGACTTCCTGGGTAAGCGGGACAGCGATATCTTCACGCCTTCTGAAGCCAGGCGCTTCATGCAGGTCAAAAGGAAGGTGATGAAGACGGGGGTGGGTCATCGTGAAGAGGTCACCATCGATATGCCTGCAGGCAAGACGTTTCATGATACGATCACCGAGCCCTTGCGGGACGGGAGCGGGAAGATCACCGGAGTCATCTGCGCCACGATTGAAGTCACCGCCCGCAAACGTCTGGAAGAAAGACTCAAACAGACAAATGACAGCCTCGAACAGAAGGTGAAGGACCGCACGCTCCGGCTCAGGCAACTGGCCGAGAAATTGACGAGGGCTGAACATACCGAACGCCGGCGGGTCGCCGATATCCTGCACGAACAACTTCAGCAACATCTCTGCGGAATGAAGTTCCGCGTCTCTCACCTCAAGGAGGAAAGCTCGACCCCCACCCTGATCAGCTGGGCGGATCAGCTGGTGAAAGATCTTGATGAATCCATTCAGTTGACCCGCACATTGACCACGGATTTACATCCTCCGGTTCTGAGTCATTTGGGAATCAAAAATGCGCTTGAATGGCTGGCCGCAGACGTCAGAAAGAAGACGGGGTTGTCCGTGATCGTCAGAACCCCAAAACGTGTTCCGCCGATTTCGGGCGAGTTGAAAACATTCGCCTTCGAAGCGGTTCGGGAGTTGCTGCTGAATGTGGTCAAACACACCCAGGCGAAAACGGCTGAACTGAGATTGGGCTCCACACAGAACGATCTGATCAGGATTGAGGTCAAAGATACAGGGGTCGGTTTTGATCCAAAACAAAGCAACGAGGAAGGGAGCCGTTTCGGTCTTTTCAGGATCCAGGAACGGGCAGAATCGTTTGGCGGACGCCTTGAAGTGGCAAGTCAGCCCAAAAAAGGCACTTGCGTCACGTTAATATTGCCTATTTACCGCTAA
- a CDS encoding PAS domain S-box protein, with amino-acid sequence MSDAGHLKLRNQAADKVLANAKEAAAKVLANAQEAAARVLADIPLTSDKAQTNAKESAIKAAEVVLAATTQAADIVLAAADKAAEELRRTETIRYENNERYTAIIQTAMDGFVLLDMRGHLLEVNETYCLMTGYSKQELLAMSISDLEAAEIATDTVGHIRKIMSQGADRFESQQRRKDGTIFDVEVTVQYRDIAGGQMVAFLRDITDRKKAGQLLRESEELLRESQDIANLGSYVLNIPIGMWKSSVVMDRVFGIDQAYERSVEGWINLVHPDDRTMMGDYFQNEVLGKGYSFDKEYRIIRQNDQAPRWVHGTGKVEYDAQKRPLKMLGTIQDITERKKADLYRETGRDVLQTLNASVDVKESIHRAISVLKARTGFDAVGIRLKHNDDFTYFDQNGFSAEFLLTENSLVERDANGCVCRDKSGNVALECTCGLVISGKTDPTLPFFTPGGGFWVNNSVPLLEIPSDADPRHHPRNLCIHEGYATVVLVPIRTKDGIVGLLQLNRRQKGSLTLEIVEIIEGIAANIGAAIVRMKVEEERNTLEIQLRQASKMEAVGRLAGGVAHDFNNMLGVILGHAEMAMEQIDPSMPICDDLREIVKAAQRSADLTRQLLTFARKQVIAPKAIDVNLILAGAAKMLQRLTGENVSYIMKPAADLWKIKIDPSQLEHVLANMCVNARDAITDVGNIVIKTENCSFDRDYCAHHPHFVQGEFVRISVSDNGCGMDQETLSRIFEPFYTTKEIGRGTGLGLAMVYGALQQNNGFINVESTLGKGSTFDLYLPRYTGGEDGQENTIIFTKPSLSLSKTILLVEDEAGLLKLIKAMLEQQGHLVFAADTPGRALVQAKELGDKIDLIVTDVVMPEMNGSELVEQLKALNPRLKHLFMSGYTASMIAQHGILSGGVHLIQKPFTKEDFIAKVNTVLSGK; translated from the coding sequence ATGAGTGACGCTGGACACCTGAAATTGAGAAATCAAGCAGCCGACAAGGTCCTTGCCAACGCCAAAGAGGCCGCCGCGAAGGTCCTTGCCAATGCCCAAGAAGCCGCCGCCAGGGTTCTTGCCGACATCCCGCTAACCAGCGATAAAGCTCAGACGAATGCAAAGGAATCCGCTATCAAAGCGGCTGAAGTCGTATTGGCGGCCACCACTCAAGCGGCTGATATAGTGCTTGCCGCTGCCGACAAGGCGGCCGAGGAGCTGAGGCGGACCGAAACGATCCGTTATGAGAATAATGAGCGGTATACCGCAATCATCCAGACCGCTATGGATGGCTTCGTCCTGTTAGATATGCGGGGACATCTATTGGAAGTCAATGAGACTTACTGCCTGATGACTGGATACAGCAAGCAGGAACTGCTCGCCATGAGCATTTCCGATCTTGAAGCCGCCGAAATAGCCACGGACACCGTCGGGCACATCCGGAAAATCATGTCTCAGGGGGCCGATCGTTTCGAGTCCCAGCAACGACGTAAAGACGGAACTATTTTCGATGTTGAAGTCACCGTTCAGTATCGGGATATCGCAGGCGGGCAGATGGTGGCTTTTCTTCGGGACATCACCGACCGCAAAAAAGCCGGACAACTCCTGCGTGAGAGCGAAGAACTGCTCCGGGAGTCACAGGATATTGCCAATTTGGGAAGTTATGTCCTGAATATTCCTATTGGCATGTGGAAAAGTTCGGTAGTTATGGACCGGGTGTTTGGGATCGATCAGGCCTACGAACGGTCTGTCGAGGGGTGGATCAACTTGGTTCATCCCGATGACCGCACGATGATGGGGGATTATTTTCAAAATGAGGTGTTGGGGAAAGGATACTCTTTCGATAAGGAATACCGGATTATTCGGCAGAATGATCAGGCACCACGCTGGGTTCACGGAACCGGTAAGGTGGAGTATGATGCCCAAAAACGACCCCTTAAAATGTTGGGAACCATTCAGGATATTACCGAACGGAAGAAGGCGGACCTCTATCGGGAAACGGGGCGGGACGTTCTGCAAACACTTAATGCATCGGTCGATGTCAAAGAAAGTATTCATCGGGCCATATCTGTATTGAAAGCGCGAACAGGATTCGATGCGGTGGGAATACGCCTGAAACATAACGATGACTTCACCTATTTTGATCAAAATGGGTTTTCAGCAGAGTTCCTGCTGACGGAAAATTCGTTAGTAGAGCGTGATGCCAATGGCTGTGTATGTAGGGATAAAAGCGGGAATGTCGCTTTAGAGTGTACTTGTGGTTTGGTCATTTCCGGGAAAACCGACCCGACCCTGCCATTCTTTACTCCAGGAGGTGGTTTCTGGGTTAACAATTCAGTTCCACTCCTGGAGATCCCCTCTGATGCTGATCCACGGCATCATCCCCGTAATCTATGTATTCATGAAGGCTATGCCACCGTTGTTCTTGTGCCCATCCGCACTAAGGATGGGATAGTCGGTCTTCTTCAGTTAAATCGACGACAAAAAGGCTCTTTGACCCTGGAAATCGTAGAGATTATTGAGGGAATTGCGGCAAATATCGGGGCGGCCATCGTGCGTATGAAGGTGGAGGAGGAGCGGAATACACTCGAAATCCAACTCCGGCAAGCCAGCAAGATGGAGGCCGTCGGGCGGTTGGCCGGGGGGGTGGCTCATGATTTCAATAACATGCTGGGCGTGATACTCGGTCATGCTGAAATGGCTATGGAGCAAATCGATCCATCCATGCCGATCTGTGACGACTTGAGGGAAATTGTTAAGGCGGCCCAGCGATCGGCCGATCTTACCCGTCAATTGTTGACCTTTGCCCGCAAGCAGGTCATCGCCCCGAAAGCCATCGACGTGAATCTGATTTTGGCGGGTGCAGCCAAGATGTTGCAGCGGCTCACTGGTGAGAATGTCAGCTATATTATGAAGCCCGCTGCTGATTTGTGGAAAATCAAGATAGATCCGTCCCAACTGGAACACGTTCTGGCAAATATGTGTGTCAACGCGAGGGATGCCATTACGGATGTCGGCAATATTGTCATTAAGACGGAAAATTGCTCCTTTGACCGAGATTACTGCGCGCATCATCCGCATTTTGTGCAGGGAGAGTTTGTGCGTATTTCCGTGAGTGATAACGGATGTGGTATGGATCAGGAGACGCTTTCCCGTATATTTGAGCCCTTCTATACGACCAAGGAAATCGGCAGGGGCACTGGCCTTGGGCTGGCTATGGTATATGGCGCCTTACAGCAGAATAACGGGTTCATTAATGTAGAGAGCACGCTTGGGAAAGGCTCAACCTTTGACCTCTATCTGCCTCGTTATACGGGTGGGGAAGACGGACAGGAAAACACAATAATTTTTACAAAACCATCCCTTTCCCTTTCAAAGACCATTTTGTTAGTTGAGGATGAGGCGGGTCTCCTGAAGTTGATCAAAGCGATGCTCGAACAGCAGGGACATCTTGTGTTTGCCGCAGATACCCCGGGCCGAGCCTTAGTCCAGGCCAAGGAATTAGGCGACAAGATAGACCTTATTGTAACTGATGTGGTGATGCCTGAAATGAATGGCAGTGAGTTGGTCGAGCAACTGAAAGCCCTCAATCCCCGCCTCAAGCACCTTTTTATGTCAGGCTATACCGCAAGCATGATTGCCCAACACGGTATATTGTCGGGAGGGGTTCATCTCATCCAAAAACCATTCACCAAGGAAGACTTTATCGCAAAAGTTAACACGGTCCTTAGCGGTAAATAG
- a CDS encoding ABC transporter ATP-binding protein, which produces MIELINVSKIFPAGAGVRALQEVNLKVAEGEYVGILGPSGSGKSTLLNLLGLLDAPTSGILNYGGRDTTTFTDQELSKFRGQFIGFVFQSFHLINHLSIIENVELPLFYQGVPAHERRQRATAQLEAVNLGHRLTHRPRQLSGGECQRVAISRALVTNPPMILADEPTGNLDSKSGQEILAIFDSLHRQGKTLIVITHDLHVAQRIPRIVRIADGILTEGAGT; this is translated from the coding sequence ATGATCGAACTGATTAATGTCTCGAAAATCTTCCCCGCCGGTGCCGGGGTTCGCGCCCTCCAGGAGGTTAACCTCAAGGTGGCCGAGGGGGAATATGTGGGCATCCTGGGGCCGTCCGGCTCGGGCAAATCCACCCTTCTGAATCTGCTGGGGTTGCTGGATGCCCCCACTTCCGGCATCCTGAATTACGGGGGACGCGACACCACCACGTTCACGGACCAGGAACTTTCCAAATTCAGAGGGCAATTCATCGGGTTTGTGTTCCAATCGTTCCACCTCATCAACCACCTGTCGATCATTGAAAACGTTGAGCTTCCTCTTTTCTACCAGGGGGTCCCCGCCCATGAACGACGGCAACGGGCCACGGCCCAACTGGAAGCCGTGAACCTCGGACATCGGCTCACCCATCGTCCCCGGCAACTCTCGGGCGGCGAATGCCAGCGCGTGGCCATTTCCCGGGCCCTGGTCACCAATCCCCCCATGATCCTGGCCGACGAACCCACCGGGAATCTGGACTCCAAAAGCGGCCAGGAAATCCTCGCGATATTCGATAGCCTGCACCGGCAGGGAAAGACCCTGATCGTGATCACCCATGATCTCCATGTCGCCCAACGAATCCCCCGGATTGTCCGGATTGCCGACGGCATCCTGACCGAAGGGGCAGGCACATGA
- a CDS encoding response regulator, producing MNIIHPAKTKKTTTTKKNGKESAISLKAVVIDNDQNALNVMRHILERRGYDVKTYDDPVQSPMYIRKSCPCSMNEEGCPDLIISNYSMKGVNGAELLEWRYW from the coding sequence ATGAACATAATTCACCCTGCTAAGACGAAGAAGACGACGACAACGAAGAAGAACGGGAAAGAATCTGCAATATCCCTGAAAGCCGTGGTTATTGATAATGACCAAAATGCCTTAAACGTGATGAGGCACATTTTAGAACGCAGGGGTTATGACGTAAAAACCTATGATGATCCCGTACAGTCGCCAATGTATATTCGCAAGAGTTGTCCCTGCTCCATGAACGAAGAAGGGTGCCCAGACCTCATAATTTCTAACTACAGTATGAAGGGGGTAAATGGGGCGGAACTATTAGAATGGCGCTACTGGTAA